In Panacibacter ginsenosidivorans, the following proteins share a genomic window:
- a CDS encoding M42 family metallopeptidase — MAKAKEKKAKHKSVITDTSFAFLKNYINTASPVGFESGGQKVWLEYIKPFVDTHFTDPYGTAVGVINPTESFKVVIEAHADEISWFVNYINDQGLIYLKRNGGVDHQVAPAKRVWIHGKKGPVKAVFGWPAIHTRHGNPDQKEPQPRVDNLFLDCGARNKKEVEALGIHVGAVVTNEEGFEELAHDYYIGRAFDNRIGGFMIAEVARLLKEHKKKLPFGLYIVNAVQEEIGLRGAEMIARRIKPDVAIITDVTHDTQTPMINKVVEGDIACGKGPSLAYGPAVHNKLLKLVEGVAEKKKINVQMRTVSRSTGTDTDSFAYANDGCPSVLISIPLRYMHTPVEMLHKSDIENTILLMYETLQELSPKTNLSYL, encoded by the coding sequence ATGGCAAAGGCAAAAGAAAAGAAAGCAAAACATAAATCTGTTATTACAGATACATCATTCGCATTTTTGAAGAATTATATTAACACTGCATCACCGGTTGGTTTTGAAAGCGGCGGACAAAAAGTTTGGCTCGAATACATAAAACCATTTGTTGATACACATTTTACAGATCCGTATGGAACGGCGGTTGGTGTAATAAACCCAACCGAATCTTTTAAAGTAGTAATAGAAGCGCATGCGGATGAAATAAGCTGGTTTGTAAATTACATCAATGATCAGGGATTGATCTACCTGAAACGCAATGGTGGCGTAGATCACCAGGTGGCACCTGCAAAACGTGTATGGATACATGGAAAAAAGGGGCCCGTTAAAGCAGTATTTGGATGGCCTGCTATTCATACGCGTCATGGCAACCCGGATCAAAAAGAACCGCAACCAAGGGTTGATAACCTTTTTCTTGATTGCGGTGCCCGAAACAAAAAAGAAGTGGAAGCATTGGGTATTCATGTTGGGGCAGTCGTTACTAATGAAGAAGGTTTTGAAGAACTGGCACATGATTATTATATCGGTCGTGCATTTGATAACCGTATCGGCGGTTTTATGATAGCTGAAGTAGCAAGGCTTTTAAAAGAGCACAAAAAGAAATTACCTTTTGGTTTGTATATAGTTAATGCTGTGCAGGAAGAAATTGGTTTGCGTGGCGCTGAAATGATCGCACGTCGTATAAAACCAGATGTGGCTATTATTACAGATGTTACACACGATACACAAACACCGATGATCAACAAAGTGGTGGAAGGTGATATTGCATGTGGTAAAGGCCCTTCACTGGCTTATGGCCCGGCGGTGCACAATAAATTATTAAAGCTGGTAGAAGGTGTGGCAGAGAAGAAAAAAATAAATGTGCAGATGCGTACGGTAAGTCGCAGCACCGGAACAGACACAGACAGTTTTGCTTATGCAAATGATGGTTGCCCTTCTGTATTAATTTCAATTCCTTTGCGTTATATGCATACACCGGTGGAAATGCTTCATAAAAGTGATATTGAAAATACTATACTGTTAATGTACGAAACGTTGCAGGAGCTTTCGCCAAAAACAAACCTGAGTTATCTCTAA
- a CDS encoding T9SS type A sorting domain-containing protein — MVSFMFVVVSGIAQPGTLDVTFGNAGKVITNLNGDDYGSAVTVQPDSKILIGGTSNSNFALIRYNSDGSLDAHFGINGTVFTSFDTANSTSGARVISLQEDGKILLVGATTGNSGRQLAIARYKTNGSLDSSFGVNGKVVSNFSSGWTGTGIAIQSDQKILITAYVTHLGAYINSFALLRYNSTGILDSTFGINGIGEMILDHDIPVYDVGIQSDGKIVVAGFNQFESSQHQVRDSIMLIRYKDNGLRDSSFGDNGIALAYANSPYPAGLQLRVLEDDKIVVSGFSKDGINNSFAILRFNAAGSLDSTFGVDGIRITKLNTSQDNSTDFDNAYCLAIQDDGKIVQGGTTKGSSNIDFALIRYHANGNIDSSFGTNGFVVTPVGTNDDFAFATAIQPDNKIVLGGYSYNGTDNDYSVVRYNYEAIVPIKLLSFNAIVNGKSVLLNWQTASEINNDHFIIERSGSVNNNFKEIAKVTSKGNSNQVQQYTFEDTHSFVGKNYYRLKQVDKDGHIDYSKIVLVNFGDINVKVYPNPASAILSIEGLKQGEKTTLTIHNGNGLIVAKTITDSYSYSWNIRSLPAGTYFLKIKNGENETVQQFVKQ; from the coding sequence ATGGTGTCGTTTATGTTTGTAGTTGTTTCGGGCATAGCGCAACCCGGAACGTTAGACGTGACATTTGGTAACGCCGGAAAAGTAATCACAAACCTGAACGGCGATGATTACGGTTCTGCCGTAACAGTTCAGCCAGATAGCAAAATTTTGATAGGAGGCACTTCTAATTCTAATTTTGCTTTGATAAGATATAATTCTGATGGCTCTCTGGATGCCCATTTTGGAATTAATGGTACGGTCTTCACAAGCTTCGATACGGCCAATAGTACCAGCGGTGCCAGAGTTATCTCATTGCAGGAAGATGGTAAAATCTTATTGGTAGGTGCTACCACTGGAAACTCAGGTCGTCAGTTGGCCATAGCAAGGTATAAAACAAATGGGTCTTTGGACAGCAGCTTTGGAGTTAACGGCAAAGTAGTATCTAATTTTAGTAGCGGTTGGACTGGAACAGGTATAGCAATTCAATCAGACCAAAAAATATTAATTACGGCATATGTGACACATTTGGGGGCCTATATAAACTCATTCGCATTGCTTCGCTATAATTCCACTGGCATTTTAGATAGCACATTTGGCATAAATGGAATCGGTGAAATGATACTTGATCATGATATTCCGGTTTACGATGTTGGCATACAGTCTGATGGAAAAATAGTAGTTGCAGGCTTTAACCAATTCGAAAGTTCACAGCATCAAGTACGGGATTCTATAATGCTAATTCGTTATAAAGACAATGGACTTCGTGATAGTTCTTTTGGTGATAATGGAATAGCATTAGCTTATGCCAACTCACCTTACCCGGCTGGCTTACAATTACGAGTTTTGGAAGACGACAAAATTGTTGTATCAGGTTTTTCAAAAGATGGTATAAATAACAGTTTCGCAATATTACGATTCAATGCCGCTGGTAGCCTTGATTCGACTTTTGGAGTAGATGGAATCAGAATCACTAAACTTAACACTTCTCAAGACAACAGTACGGATTTTGATAATGCCTATTGCTTAGCCATTCAAGATGATGGAAAAATTGTACAGGGTGGAACAACGAAAGGGTCTTCAAATATAGACTTTGCTCTCATCAGGTATCATGCAAATGGTAATATTGACAGCTCCTTTGGAACAAATGGTTTTGTCGTAACACCTGTAGGAACCAACGATGATTTTGCTTTCGCTACTGCTATACAGCCAGACAATAAGATTGTGCTTGGCGGATACTCTTATAACGGAACTGATAATGATTATTCTGTAGTACGATATAATTATGAAGCTATCGTTCCCATCAAGCTCTTATCGTTTAACGCTATAGTTAATGGTAAATCTGTTTTACTCAACTGGCAGACCGCATCAGAAATAAACAATGATCATTTTATTATTGAAAGAAGCGGTAGCGTTAATAACAACTTTAAAGAAATAGCAAAAGTTACCAGTAAAGGAAACTCTAATCAGGTTCAACAATATACCTTTGAAGATACCCATTCATTTGTAGGCAAGAATTACTATCGCTTGAAGCAGGTAGATAAAGATGGACATATAGATTATTCAAAAATAGTATTGGTGAACTTCGGCGACATCAATGTTAAAGTATATCCTAACCCTGCATCTGCAATTCTCAGTATAGAGGGATTAAAACAGGGAGAAAAAACAACTCTTACTATCCATAACGGCAATGGATTAATCGTTGCAAAAACAATCACGGATAGCTATAGCTATTCATGGAATATACGATCATTGCCAGCGGGTACATATTTCCTGAAAATCAAAAATGGTGAGAATGAAACGGTGCAACAATTTGTTAAACAATAG
- a CDS encoding GlcG/HbpS family heme-binding protein — MKMKIDKISSAALKSLQVANEQNVAVCITVTDDGGHIVYQIRMNDANFMTNEVSFLKAKTAFLFKCPSHVLRTITEKAPVLVQAIQQVPGDACMLEGGLPLKLNEKIVGGVGVSGGNFEQDLLIAIAFVETLSELQNGN; from the coding sequence ATGAAAATGAAAATCGATAAAATTAGCTCTGCAGCATTAAAATCTCTTCAGGTTGCTAATGAACAAAATGTTGCTGTTTGCATAACTGTTACAGATGATGGCGGGCATATTGTCTACCAAATTAGAATGAATGACGCCAACTTTATGACAAATGAAGTTTCTTTCTTAAAAGCAAAAACCGCTTTTTTATTTAAATGCCCATCACACGTTTTAAGAACAATTACAGAAAAAGCGCCTGTTTTAGTTCAAGCTATTCAGCAAGTGCCAGGGGATGCATGTATGTTAGAAGGTGGTTTACCTTTAAAACTTAATGAAAAAATTGTAGGTGGTGTTGGAGTGTCTGGTGGAAACTTTGAACAAGACTTGTTAATAGCTATCGCATTTGTTGAAACTTTAAGCGAACTACAAAATGGAAATTAA
- a CDS encoding ester cyclase, whose translation MENSVLVQKFIEQIWNKKSFEMLDSFLHTAFKDHSLLPMLSPDKEGLKKWVIATGISFEHNTTVEDQVTEGDQSMVRIKMKLKHIGVWRGIEPTGIELYTRGYRHFKIKDDRIIEHWALIDGEAIENQLKEASHGCKITV comes from the coding sequence ATGGAAAATTCAGTTTTAGTACAGAAGTTTATTGAACAAATCTGGAATAAAAAGTCGTTTGAAATGCTCGATAGCTTTTTACATACGGCGTTCAAAGATCATTCCTTATTACCAATGCTTTCCCCAGACAAAGAAGGGCTAAAGAAGTGGGTTATTGCAACAGGTATTTCATTTGAGCACAATACGACCGTTGAAGATCAAGTAACAGAAGGTGATCAAAGTATGGTGAGAATAAAAATGAAATTAAAGCATATTGGTGTTTGGCGTGGCATTGAGCCCACAGGAATTGAACTGTACACACGTGGTTACAGACATTTTAAAATCAAAGATGACAGAATTATTGAACATTGGGCGTTAATTGATGGCGAGGCAATAGAGAATCAACTAAAAGAAGCATCTCACGGCTGTAAAATTACCGTATGA
- a CDS encoding cupin domain-containing protein: protein MKRKIINPIIKDTITFIQTSDERKSKISELELTLMPKGGNFSHYHKTFTETFTAIDGALGLKLHGNKIKILQPNEAYSVPPNQVHSFFNPGNKEIRFNIKITPGHKGFENSLRILYGLAQDGLTDKKSIPKSLSHVAIIGSISDSYLPGVMKLLSPIFNLLAKKAKQSGLEEKLIDKYCN, encoded by the coding sequence GTGAAAAGGAAAATTATTAACCCAATCATAAAAGACACAATTACATTTATCCAAACAAGCGATGAAAGAAAATCGAAAATTTCAGAATTAGAATTAACACTAATGCCAAAAGGTGGAAATTTTTCGCACTACCATAAAACATTTACCGAGACATTTACGGCTATTGACGGAGCGTTAGGATTAAAATTACATGGCAACAAAATAAAAATTTTACAACCCAATGAGGCTTATTCCGTGCCACCTAATCAAGTTCATAGTTTTTTTAACCCCGGGAACAAAGAAATCAGATTCAATATAAAGATAACACCCGGACATAAAGGGTTTGAAAACTCCTTAAGAATCCTTTATGGATTGGCGCAAGATGGTCTTACTGATAAAAAGTCAATACCAAAAAGTCTTAGTCATGTGGCTATTATTGGTAGTATAAGTGATTCATACCTTCCAGGTGTCATGAAATTGTTATCACCAATATTTAACCTTCTTGCAAAAAAAGCTAAACAAAGCGGACTAGAGGAAAAACTTATAGATAAATATTGTAATTGA
- a CDS encoding T9SS type A sorting domain-containing protein — MKTIVLNRLSVLYFLLLSQYCFSQAGALDSSFGVNGKVSTDFAETSGFVYGTSAGLQSDGKIVMAGYLYHNSFSVDFMVSRFLTNGHPDSTFGLNGKVNTLFGFGITRAFATKVAVQPDGKILAGGYYSTVTPPFASLTAVALGQVQVVYIALARYLSNGTIDSTFGVSGKVVTVLYNEFIPFGGTNAMSLQSDGSILVGGNINGFYLVKYKPNGIIDSTFAVNGKLLRTGDSLNVRDIKILSDGKILLAQSGAPSYSSQDFSVAKLNTNGSYDSSFGNNGQTIIDFYGGSDTIYSIALTPNGGIIAAGTATNPLTNKGEIAVAKFTANGSPDLSFGTNGKVTLLPFGTAASVRKVLLQSDGKIILSGMANDTLVQVVRLNANGSLDNSFGNNGSNRLSFGTNTVVYDAVLQQDEKLITAGQPNFSLARFKKDELVTVALKKSISVLEGNTGTTSPAQFKVILNKLSPVDVFVNYTTKNLNALAGSDYTATAGTLRIKAGKPAGNIIVSIIGDNTREANERFALVLSNPVNAVLGTLDSAVCVIKNDDPSFAFTNSTTQEDISVDNMSVKIYPNPVKDVLNIQGLSTLDKTQISILDINGHVLAAKSINTSSFVWNIKSLAPGTYYLHIENRMKQTALKFVKQ; from the coding sequence ATGAAAACAATTGTACTTAACCGCTTATCAGTACTATATTTTCTGTTACTTTCTCAATATTGTTTTTCACAAGCCGGCGCACTTGATAGTAGCTTTGGTGTAAATGGTAAAGTAAGCACCGATTTTGCTGAAACATCTGGTTTTGTATATGGTACAAGTGCAGGGTTACAAAGTGATGGCAAAATAGTAATGGCAGGATACCTTTATCACAATTCTTTCAGTGTAGACTTTATGGTTAGTCGTTTTTTGACTAATGGTCATCCCGATTCAACATTCGGTCTAAATGGAAAAGTCAATACTCTCTTTGGATTTGGCATAACGCGGGCATTTGCTACAAAAGTTGCTGTGCAGCCAGATGGAAAAATACTCGCTGGAGGATATTACAGTACCGTTACGCCACCCTTCGCATCATTGACAGCAGTAGCATTGGGTCAAGTACAGGTAGTTTACATTGCCCTGGCAAGATATTTAAGTAACGGAACCATTGATTCAACATTTGGTGTAAGTGGCAAAGTTGTTACTGTGTTGTATAATGAGTTCATTCCTTTTGGAGGAACAAATGCAATGTCCTTACAATCTGATGGCAGTATTTTGGTGGGTGGAAACATTAATGGTTTTTATCTCGTGAAATACAAACCAAACGGGATAATAGATTCAACATTTGCTGTCAATGGCAAGTTGCTTCGTACCGGTGATTCATTAAACGTAAGAGATATAAAAATTTTGTCTGACGGAAAAATATTACTGGCTCAAAGTGGTGCGCCTTCTTATTCTTCACAGGACTTTAGTGTAGCAAAGCTAAACACAAACGGGAGCTATGACAGTAGCTTCGGTAATAACGGCCAAACGATTATTGATTTCTACGGCGGTTCTGATACAATTTATTCAATTGCTCTTACACCAAATGGAGGTATAATAGCCGCAGGCACAGCAACAAACCCACTTACAAATAAAGGTGAAATTGCGGTAGCAAAATTTACTGCAAATGGTTCTCCAGACTTATCCTTTGGAACAAATGGTAAAGTTACCTTGTTGCCATTTGGCACTGCTGCATCAGTAAGAAAGGTGTTGCTGCAAAGTGATGGTAAAATTATATTGTCAGGTATGGCTAATGATACTTTAGTACAGGTGGTTCGGCTTAATGCTAATGGTTCACTCGATAATTCTTTTGGCAACAATGGCAGCAACAGATTAAGCTTTGGGACTAATACAGTTGTTTATGATGCTGTCTTGCAGCAAGATGAAAAATTAATTACTGCGGGTCAACCCAATTTTAGTCTTGCCCGTTTTAAAAAGGACGAATTAGTAACTGTTGCGCTTAAAAAATCAATCTCCGTATTAGAGGGTAATACTGGCACTACATCACCTGCGCAATTCAAAGTAATCTTAAATAAGCTATCTCCAGTAGATGTATTTGTAAATTATACGACAAAGAACCTCAACGCTCTTGCCGGTTCAGATTACACTGCTACTGCAGGAACCCTTAGAATAAAGGCTGGAAAGCCTGCCGGGAATATCATTGTATCAATTATTGGCGACAATACAAGAGAAGCCAATGAAAGATTTGCTTTAGTACTAAGCAACCCTGTTAATGCTGTCCTTGGTACACTTGACAGCGCAGTGTGTGTAATAAAAAATGATGATCCATCCTTTGCATTTACTAACTCCACAACACAGGAAGATATTAGCGTTGATAACATGTCTGTAAAGATTTATCCAAACCCTGTAAAAGATGTATTGAATATACAGGGACTAAGCACACTTGATAAAACACAAATTTCTATTCTTGATATAAATGGTCATGTATTAGCTGCGAAGAGCATTAATACTTCTTCCTTTGTTTGGAATATAAAATCTCTTGCACCAGGTACTTATTATTTGCATATTGAAAATAGAATGAAACAAACAGCACTCAAATTTGTCAAGCAATAA
- a CDS encoding IlvD/Edd family dehydratase, with the protein METLQLRSRNWFGRTGKDGFIYRAWMKNQGIPADMFEGKPVIGICNTWSELTPCNAHFRELAEAVKKGVLEAGGFPVEFPVMSLGETLVKPTAMLYRNLVSMDVEESIRANPVDGVVLLCGCDKTTPSLVMGACSVNIPTLVISGGPMLKGHWKGKDIGTSDVWRFDVAHKLGQITPQEFVEAEACMARTQGHCAVMGTASTMATMVEALGLSLPNNASIPAADARRKVLSQLSGRRIVEMVKEDLTLSKILTRKAFENAIMVNAAIGGSTNFVIHLLAIAGRIGIELNIDDFDKYSQNIPLLANIQPSGENYMEDLYYSGGLPAVIKEMKAIIHNDAITANGKTMGENCAAAEVYDRNVISTMQQPFKPESGIVVVKGNLAPNGAVIKPSAASPTLLKHSGKAVVFENIEDYHARIDDPALDIEATSIMVLKNVGPKGYPGMAEVGNMALPKKLLEQGVTDMVRISDGRMSGTGFGTVVLHVSPEAAVGGPLGLVQNGDVISLDAHNRTLQLEVSEEELAVRRAAWKQTEKMHTRGYVHLYQTHVEQAHLGADMDFLKGGSGSEVARDSH; encoded by the coding sequence ATGGAAACTCTACAATTAAGAAGCCGCAACTGGTTTGGCCGTACAGGTAAAGATGGTTTTATTTATCGTGCATGGATGAAGAACCAGGGCATACCGGCAGATATGTTTGAAGGCAAACCTGTAATTGGCATCTGCAATACCTGGAGTGAGCTTACACCCTGTAATGCGCATTTCCGGGAACTTGCCGAAGCAGTAAAGAAAGGTGTGCTGGAAGCCGGTGGCTTTCCTGTTGAGTTTCCCGTAATGTCATTGGGTGAAACATTGGTTAAGCCTACTGCAATGCTTTACAGAAATTTGGTAAGCATGGATGTGGAAGAATCAATAAGAGCCAATCCTGTTGATGGTGTAGTGCTGTTATGTGGTTGCGATAAAACAACACCATCGCTGGTAATGGGTGCATGCAGTGTAAATATTCCAACACTTGTTATCTCCGGCGGACCAATGTTAAAAGGCCATTGGAAAGGAAAAGACATTGGCACATCGGATGTTTGGCGTTTTGATGTAGCCCATAAATTAGGGCAAATAACCCCACAGGAATTTGTGGAAGCCGAAGCTTGTATGGCACGCACACAAGGCCATTGCGCGGTAATGGGCACGGCATCAACAATGGCTACAATGGTAGAAGCATTAGGGCTTTCTTTGCCCAATAATGCATCTATACCGGCAGCGGATGCAAGACGTAAAGTGCTCTCTCAATTATCGGGAAGACGTATTGTGGAAATGGTAAAAGAAGATCTTACGCTGAGTAAAATTCTTACACGCAAAGCTTTTGAAAATGCCATTATGGTAAATGCAGCAATTGGCGGCTCTACCAATTTCGTCATTCATTTATTGGCCATCGCAGGCCGTATTGGTATCGAATTAAACATCGATGATTTTGATAAATATTCGCAAAACATTCCATTGCTTGCCAACATACAACCTTCCGGCGAAAATTATATGGAAGATCTGTATTACTCCGGTGGCTTGCCTGCTGTGATAAAAGAAATGAAAGCCATCATTCACAATGATGCCATTACAGCAAATGGAAAAACAATGGGTGAAAATTGTGCTGCCGCAGAAGTGTATGACCGTAATGTTATCAGCACAATGCAACAACCTTTTAAACCAGAATCAGGCATCGTTGTAGTAAAAGGAAATCTTGCGCCGAATGGTGCCGTTATAAAACCTTCCGCTGCAAGCCCTACGTTGTTGAAGCATTCAGGCAAAGCAGTTGTTTTCGAAAACATAGAAGATTATCATGCACGCATTGATGATCCTGCCCTGGACATTGAGGCAACCAGTATAATGGTACTAAAAAATGTCGGACCCAAAGGCTATCCGGGCATGGCTGAAGTTGGCAATATGGCGCTGCCTAAAAAATTACTGGAACAAGGTGTTACAGATATGGTACGCATATCTGATGGCAGAATGAGCGGCACAGGTTTCGGCACAGTGGTACTGCACGTATCGCCGGAAGCCGCTGTGGGAGGGCCTTTGGGACTTGTGCAGAATGGAGATGTCATCAGTCTTGACGCACACAACAGAACGCTTCAGTTAGAAGTTTCAGAAGAAGAACTTGCCGTACGCAGGGCCGCATGGAAACAAACCGAAAAGATGCATACGCGTGGTTATGTACACTTATATCAAACGCATGTGGAGCAGGCGCACCTTGGTGCTGATATGGATTTTCTAAAAGGTGGTTCAGGCAGTGAAGTTGCAAGGGATTCGCATTAA
- a CDS encoding LuxE/PaaK family acyltransferase yields MMQRSAIVNNIFDESISFEQKARQVLQYQFETNNVYQEWCRLMHADISNIQSSAAIPFLPISFFKTHQVTSTAFEPQYIFESSGTTTTINSRHYVKDADLYRKSFMHCFEMFYGDIKEWCIIGLLPAYLERKNSSLVVMVDALIKESNHAQSGFYLYEFEQVKSLLTSLEQRQQKTLLIGVTFALLDFAEQFALPLQHTVIMETGGMKGRRKELTRQEVHVKLMKSFGVNAVHSEYGMTELLSQAYSKSNGRFYCPPWMKVLARDEEDPLIVKEPGRGVLNIIDLANIDSCSFIATDDAGIVYEDGSFEVLGRIDNSDIRGCSLLVVP; encoded by the coding sequence ATGATGCAGCGCAGTGCAATTGTTAACAATATTTTTGATGAAAGCATCTCTTTTGAACAAAAAGCGCGGCAGGTTTTACAATACCAGTTTGAAACTAATAATGTATATCAGGAATGGTGCAGACTAATGCATGCTGATATTTCAAACATACAGTCTTCTGCTGCAATTCCATTCTTGCCCATATCATTTTTTAAAACGCATCAGGTAACAAGTACAGCATTTGAACCACAGTATATTTTTGAAAGCAGTGGCACTACCACTACGATCAACAGCAGGCATTATGTAAAAGATGCTGATTTATATAGAAAGAGTTTTATGCATTGTTTCGAAATGTTTTATGGAGATATAAAAGAATGGTGCATTATTGGATTATTGCCTGCTTACCTGGAAAGGAAAAATTCTTCTCTTGTTGTAATGGTTGATGCATTAATAAAAGAAAGTAACCATGCACAAAGCGGTTTTTATTTATACGAATTTGAGCAGGTAAAATCATTACTTACTTCGCTTGAGCAACGGCAACAAAAAACATTACTGATAGGCGTAACCTTTGCCCTGCTTGATTTCGCCGAACAATTTGCTTTACCATTACAGCATACAGTCATCATGGAAACCGGTGGCATGAAAGGCAGAAGAAAAGAACTTACACGGCAGGAAGTACATGTTAAATTGATGAAAAGTTTTGGTGTGAATGCAGTACATTCAGAATACGGAATGACTGAACTGTTAAGTCAGGCTTATTCAAAAAGTAATGGGCGTTTTTATTGCCCGCCCTGGATGAAAGTATTGGCAAGAGACGAGGAAGATCCATTGATTGTTAAAGAACCGGGCAGAGGTGTACTCAACATCATTGATCTTGCCAATATAGATAGCTGCAGTTTCATTGCTACTGACGATGCAGGCATTGTATATGAAGATGGCAGTTTTGAAGTGCTGGGCCGTATAGACAACAGCGATATACGGGGCTGCAGTTTACTAGTGGTACCCTAA
- a CDS encoding type 1 glutamine amidotransferase, giving the protein MRTAMKVRIAILDMNEGHPNQGMRCIREIINQWSESNQYDVEYDEFEVRLKKEIPDLSYDIYISSGGPGSPMESEGMEWDNAFCNWIERLEHWNNDIANYPKKHAFFICHSFQLACRYYKVANLGKRKSTSFGVFPVHMLHEGKNEPVFDGLRDPFYAVDSRDYQVVEPNHNHIKSIGAHILAIEKERPHVPYERAIMAMRFNEYFIGSQFHPEADAIGMSMYLQREDKKQTVIANHGEAKWHSMIEQLNDPRKIMFTYSHVLPNFLNIAVGELVES; this is encoded by the coding sequence ATGAGAACAGCTATGAAAGTACGTATTGCCATACTTGATATGAATGAGGGTCATCCCAACCAGGGGATGCGCTGCATACGTGAGATCATTAATCAATGGAGCGAAAGCAATCAATACGACGTGGAATATGATGAATTTGAAGTTAGACTCAAAAAGGAGATTCCTGATCTTTCTTATGATATTTATATCTCAAGTGGTGGTCCCGGCTCTCCAATGGAAAGCGAAGGCATGGAGTGGGACAATGCTTTTTGCAACTGGATAGAAAGACTTGAGCACTGGAACAATGACATTGCCAACTATCCAAAGAAACATGCTTTCTTTATTTGCCATAGCTTCCAGTTGGCATGCCGCTATTATAAAGTAGCCAATTTAGGCAAACGTAAATCAACTTCTTTTGGTGTGTTTCCTGTTCACATGCTGCATGAAGGAAAAAATGAACCTGTTTTTGATGGCCTCCGCGATCCCTTCTATGCCGTTGATAGCCGCGATTACCAGGTTGTAGAACCCAACCACAATCATATAAAATCAATTGGTGCGCATATTCTTGCCATCGAAAAAGAAAGGCCTCATGTTCCTTACGAAAGGGCAATCATGGCCATGCGTTTCAATGAATATTTTATTGGCTCTCAATTTCACCCCGAGGCAGATGCCATCGGCATGAGTATGTACTTGCAGCGCGAAGACAAAAAGCAAACCGTTATTGCAAATCATGGTGAAGCCAAGTGGCATAGTATGATAGAACAACTCAATGATCCTCGTAAGATCATGTTTACTTACAGCCATGTGCTGCCTAATTTTTTAAATATTGCTGTTGGCGAATTGGTAGAGAGTTAA
- a CDS encoding MarR family winged helix-turn-helix transcriptional regulator — MNDEKNISGLIHHLSRQLTNSSNQKWTDIGYPDIRTTHVSILLRIETKENNHNIVAKQLGISRQAISKLKHELIENGYLMTSPTENNKKSETLSLTKKGRLFLDDFKKANQDLEKAFIKILSKDRFQEFKSALLTLDNYFKTK, encoded by the coding sequence ATGAATGATGAAAAAAATATTTCGGGACTAATACACCATTTGTCAAGACAATTAACTAATTCATCAAATCAAAAATGGACTGACATAGGCTACCCAGACATAAGAACAACCCACGTAAGTATTTTGCTTCGTATTGAAACAAAGGAGAACAATCATAATATTGTCGCAAAACAGTTGGGTATTTCAAGACAAGCCATCTCAAAATTGAAGCATGAATTAATTGAAAACGGGTACCTGATGACAAGCCCAACAGAAAACAATAAAAAATCAGAAACGCTTTCATTGACCAAAAAAGGACGCCTATTTTTAGATGATTTTAAGAAAGCAAATCAAGACTTAGAAAAAGCGTTCATAAAAATTCTCAGCAAAGACAGATTTCAGGAATTTAAGTCCGCATTATTAACTCTGGACAATTATTTCAAAACCAAATAG